The Lepeophtheirus salmonis chromosome 1, UVic_Lsal_1.4, whole genome shotgun sequence genome has a segment encoding these proteins:
- the LOC121115599 gene encoding cyclin-dependent kinase 9 encodes MTTIQNNLSNTPNSSQKGISAADKDRYIENCVFPYCTKVDKYEKMTKIGQGTFGEVFKARLRADKSKIVALKKVLMENEKEGFPITALREIRILQLLKHDNIVNLHEICRQYSRHNKTTFYLVFEFCEHDLAGLLSNVNVQFSLGEIKKVMQQIFEGLFYIHNNKIIHRDMKAANILITRQGCLKLADFGLARAISINKNGQPNRYTNRVVTLWYRPPELLLGERNYGPPVDLWGAGCIMAEMWTRSPIMQGNTEQHQLTLIAQLCGALTPEVWRGIENLELHNKMELPKGSKRRVKERLKPYVKDPYACDLIDKLLGLDPSLRIDSDSALNHDFFWTDPMPCSLERTLSNHSSSMFEYLAPRRGGNIHAQQMQQAAAAQRPPHNEGYKDMVY; translated from the exons ATGACGACAATCCAGAACAATTTATCGAATACACCAAATTCATCTCAAAAAGGAATAAGTGCGGCTGATAAGGATCGTTATATCGAGAACTGTGTTTTTCCATATTGCACCAAAGtggataaatatgaaaaaatgactaaaataggTCAAGGTACTTTTGGTGAAGTGTTTAAAGCGAGACTTCGAGCTGATAAGAGTAAAATTGTAGCTCTTAAAAAAGTGCTCatggaaaatgaaaaagaaggaTTTCCTATAACAGCCCTACGGGAAATTCGTATTCTCCAACTTTTAAAACATGACAATATTGTCAATCTTCATGAAATATGTCGACAGTACAGCCGCCATAACAAAACTACATTCTAccttgtttttgaattttgtgaGCATGATCTTGCTGGTCTCCTATCCAATGTCAATGTTCAATTCTCTCTTggtgaaattaaaaaagtgatGCAACAAATCTTTGAAGGACTTTTctacattcataataataaaattattcatagagaTATGAAAGCAGCCAATATTCTTATCACTCGTCAAGGATGTTTGAAATTGGCAGATTTTGGTCTCGCTAGAGcaattagtataaataaaaacggTCAACCCAATCGTTACACTAATAGAGTTGTTACATTGTGGTACAGACCTCCAGAACTTTTATTAGGGGAAAGGAACTATGGTCCTCCTGTTGATCTTTGGGGTGCTGGATGTATTATGGCGGAAATGTGGACTCGATCTCCTATTATGCAAGGTAATACGGAACAACATCAATTGACGCTCATTGCTCAACTTTGTGGCGCTTTGACTCCTGAGGTCTGGAGGGGGATCGAAAATTTAGAGCTACATAACAAAATGGAACTTCCCAAGGGCTCTAAAAGAAGAGTAAAAGAAAGGCTAAAACCTTATGTCAAGGATCCTTATGCATGCGATTTGATTGATAAACTTCTTGGATTAGATCCGTCCCTAAGAATTGATTCAGACTCTGCGttaaatcatgattttttttggacagaTCCTATGCCTT GTAGTCTGGAACGTACACTATCAAATCATTCGTCTTCCATGTTTGAATATCTAGCTCCTCGTCGAGGTGGTAATATTCATGCTCAGCAAATGCAACAGGCCGCTGCTGCTCAGAGACCACCTCACAATGAAGGATATAAAGATatggtttattaa
- the LOC121115591 gene encoding cyclin-dependent kinase 9, protein MSASSSSRGGGDPTLVYIESYDFPYCAEVSKYEKLAKIGQGTFGEVFKARDKKVKNKLVALKKVLMENEKEGFPITALREIRILQLLRHENIVNLIEICRSRATSFNRHKSTFYLVFDFCEHDLAGLLSNFNVKFSLGEIKKVMQQLLNGLYYIHSNKIIHRDMKAANVLISKQGKLKLADFGLARAISINKGPNRYTNRVVTLWYRPPELLLGERNYGPPVDLWGAGCIMAEMWTRSPIMQGNTEQHQLTLIAQLCGAITPDVWPGVENLELYNKLEIPKNQKRRVKERLKPYVKDQYAVDLLDKLLCLCPTKRLDADTALNHDFFWTDPMPLELEKMLSQHNQSMFEFLAPRRLSGTHRGPHPQTASGTTGSNNTGAPNNQMHRNRSHQPPPEGFMDRVF, encoded by the exons ATGTCTGCATCGTCTTCCTCCCGAGGAGGTGGTGATCCAACGTTGGTGTATATTGAGAGCTATGATTTTCCTTATTGTGCTGAGGTTTCCAAGTATGAGAAACTCGCGAAGATTGGACAAGGGACTTTTGGAGAAGTTTTCAAGGCCCgagacaaaaaagtaaaaaataaacttgtagctttaaaaaaagtgctCATGGAGAATGAAAAGGAAGGTTTTCCAATCACGGCTCTCCGGGAAATTCGGATATTACAGCTTCTCAG ACATGAAAATATTGTGAATCTCATTGAAATCTGTCGATCCCGAGCAACTAGCTTTAATAGGCacaaatctacattttatctaGTCTTTGATTTTTGTGAGCACGATCTTGCGGGTCTTTTGTCCAACTTTAACGTCAAGTTCTCCTTAggggaaattaaaaaagtgatGCAACAGCTCCTAAATGGACTTTACTACATTCATAGTAATAAAATCATTCATCGAGACATGAAGGCTGCCAATGTTCTTATATCGAAGCAAGGAAAATTAAAACTTGCTGATTTTGGACTTGCAAGAGCTATAAGTATCAACAAAGGACCTAATAGATACACCAATCGTGTTGTAACACTCTGGTATAGACCTCCTGAGCTCCTTCTCGGCGAAAGAAATTATGGACCTCCCGTGGATCTCTGGGGAGCTGGATGTATTATGGCTGAAATGTGGACACGTTCGCCCATAATGCAAGGCAATACAGAACAACATCAGTTAACACTTATAGCGCAGTTATGTGGTGCTATTACGCCAGATGTTTGGCCAGGTGTCGAAAATCTTGAACTTTACAATAAGTTAGAAataccaaaaaatcaaaaaaggcgAGTAAAGGAAAGACTGAAGCCATATGTAAAAGATCAATATGCAGTGGATTtgttagataaattattatgtctTTGCCCTACTAAAAGGCTTGATGCTGACACAGCTCTGAATCATGATTTCTTTTGGACTGATCCTATGCCTTTAGAGTTGGAAAAAATGCTAAGTCAGCACAATCAAAGTATGTTTGAGTTTTTGGCACCAAGAAGATTAAGTGGTACTCATAGAGGTCCACACCCTCAAACAGCTTCTGGAACAACTGGTTCTAACAACACTGGAGCACCCAACAATCAAATGCATAGAAATCGTTCCCATCAGCCACCTCCGGAGGGATTCATGGACAGagttttctaa